One window from the genome of Anopheles merus strain MAF chromosome 3R, AmerM5.1, whole genome shotgun sequence encodes:
- the LOC121596158 gene encoding protein pigeon isoform X1 codes for MLKQENLAANFCGLLSVSGNKDVAIEWRILGKEQDSSLLASWVSFDPRKGREEQRTNIGIYTPKSKTFDVLYTFPGRENVIQASVNLTHTLLLYVTKQIKQDVSGHNGDIYRAYLVEVRPKLDAAQPHLLLEVERNRQVMATFLWRKLSTFEKHYQDKFLLLVHHEHVLLYTASLKKLEQQSEEEDALAAGSSSRIDYTNPNAWELDRDGLKSETLTKAFIWAQWDPTVQALYYIHLKPTARTIFEKEDDAAGEQGEPTKRLQPTLSAFQFHDDLPTETVLNIPLNLPKIPSSSSEDIYEDDTVPLRIHDSSLNLVIVSDESGMLFVCHYYLYQPVKQREEEAPQANGGTTAQTIFDVHFAYSVTILHHGCVIHCVMPGIPWEKAKLMKPTFTLHGDHHVLVFQADLFMHLLDVGLSHEPSCHIVCAPFTRAPITQLVPCFATNNICYDSATLDLISITIPKSHLIDAFRNDTSIDNRLAIVHYFLAHSTGGDIIEIFSEILSIIMERPLHLDTVPLLKEALVAGTYASAKKGLTQDQLALFRLLPLTTCSSSKPIEAKVGKLSVGLSHETLYNTSMMLLSPQQRLSPFRKDIWTLLWDRLSDTGGSSKERPRFHQEQVREKLMYSLACYQPEALSRCTTPMSPANPIGGATFGLDFVAGAGGVGGGARARLQNDLPFVETEACTANKQELVLNVNLRELSMHLVKHSVKEVTGFRWLKNAFYDTNPATSHVHAVATRYVAAQLEQSRALCVLACRTAGLDHALAVEGSESRGFALIDQLERALQVRLFAMLERYCLAVETLAFPLPLGFCSFFSYLGYRALPFDGFMQYVEHHVFELQIDVVKVIFADIEDTPDGIRRKLNLLMILPRSRARRLLNSWNHPVSAMLRGREHAMNILSGNSVHPRGSSHLRKRDYQPKDLSQGLGAARKLQQPLDNFLDLLTAKANLNELDFNLLIETTLTSVENFHM; via the exons ATGTTGAAGCAGGAAAACTTGGCCGCCAACTTCTGTGGGCTACTGTCCGTTAGTGGAAATAAAG ATGTCGCTATCGAGTGGCGCATTCTGGGGAAGGAGCAGGATAGCTCACTGCTCGCTAGCTGGGTATCGTTCGACCCCCGGAAAGGACGCGAGGAGCAACGAACTAACATCGGCATTTACACGCCGAAAAGCAAAACGTTCGACGTGCTGTACACCTTCCCGGGCCGAGAGAACGTAATTCAGGCTTCGGTTAACCTCACGCACACCCTGCTGCTGTACGTAACGAAGCAGATCAAGCAGGACGTGTCCGGCCACAACGGGGACATTTACCGTGCGTACCTGGTGGAGGTGCGCCCCAAGCTGGACGCGGCACAGCCCCATCTGCTGCTCGAGGTCGAGCGCAACCGGCAGGTAATGGCAACGTTCCTCTGGCGCAAGCTGTCCACCTTCGAGAAGCACTATCAGGACAAATTTTTGCTCCTGGTACACCACGAGCACGTGCTGCTGTATACGGCGTCGCTGAAAAAGCTCGAACAACAgtcggaggaggaggatgcgCTTGCTGCGGGGAGCAGTAGCCGCATCGATTACACCAACCCCAACGCCTGGGAGTTGGATCGGGACGGGCTGAAAAGCGAAACGCTAACGAAAGCCTTCATATGGGCCCAGTGGGATCCAACCGTCCAAGCGTTGTACTACATTCATCTCAAACCGACGGCACGCACCATCTTCGAGAAGGAGGACGACGCAGCGGGCGAGCAGGGCGAACCGACCAAACGGCTACAGCCGACCCTGTCCGCGTTTCAGTTTCACGACGATCTGCCCACCGAAACGGTGCTGAACATTCCGCTGAATCTGCCGAAAATTCCTTCCTCCAGCAGTGAGGACATCTACGAGGACGATACCGTCCCGCTGCGCATACACGACTCGTCGCTCAATCTCGTCATCGTGAGCGACGAGTCGGGGATGCTGTTCGTCTGCCACTACTACCTGTACCAGCCGGTCAAGCAGCGGGAGGAGGAGGCACCACAGGCGAACGGTGGGACCACGGCGCAGACCATCTTCGACGTACACTTTGCGTACTCGGTGACGATCCTGCACCACGGGTGCGTCATACACTGCGTCATGCCGGGCATACCGTGGGAGAAGGCGAAGCTAATGAAGCCCACGTTTACGCTGCACGGCGACCACCACGTGCTGGTGTTTCAAGCGGACCTGTTCATGCACCTGCTCGATGTGGGACTGTCGCACGAACCGTCGTGCCATATCGTGTGCGCACCGTTTACCCGCGCGCCCATTACGCAGCTGGTGCCGTGCTTCGCGACCAACAACATTTGCTACGATTCGGCCACGCTCGATCTCATCTCGATCACGATACCGAAGTCGCACCTGATCGATGCGTTCCGGAACGATACGTCGATAGACAATCGGTTGGCAATCGTGCACTACTTCCTGGCGCACTCGACCGGGGGTGATATTATTGAAATCTTTTCCGAG ATCCTGAGCATCATCATGGAACGGCCACTTCATCTGGACACGGTACCGCTGCTGAAGGAAGCACTCGTGGCGGGCACGTACGCATCGGCCAAGAAAGGGCTCACCCAGGACCAGCTGGCCCTGTTCCGGCTGCTTCCGCTAACCACCTGCAGCTCGAGCAAGCCGATCGAAGCCAAGGTGGGCAAGCTGAGCGTGGGCCTGTCGCACGAAACGCTCTACAACACGTCGATGATGTTGCTGTCGCCCCAGCAGCGCCTCTCGCCCTTCCGCAAAGACATCTGGACGCTGCTGTGGGATCGGCTGAGCGATACCGGTGGCAGCAGCAAGGAACGGCCCCGCTTCCACCAGGAGCAGGTGCGCGAGAAGCTGATGTACTCGCTCGCCTGCTACCAGCCGGAGGCGCTGTCCCGCTGCACCACCCCAATGTCGCCCGCCAACCCGATCGGTGGGGCCACGTTCGGGCTGGACTTTGTGGCGGGTGCCGGTGGCGTCGGCGGCGGTGCCCGTGCCAGGCTGCAGAACGATCTACCGTTCGTGGAAACGGAGGCGTGCACCGCCAACAAGCAGGAGCTGGTGCTGAACGTGAATCTGCGCGAGCTGAGCATGCATCTGGTAAAGCACAGCGTAAAGGAGGTGACGGGCTTTCGGTGGCTGAAGAACGCCTTTTACGACACCAATCCGGCCACATCGCACGTGCATGCCGTTGCGACGCGCTACGTCGCCGCGCAGCTGGAACAATCGCGCGCGCtctgcgtgctcgcgtgccgTACGGCCGGCCTTGACCATGCGCTCGCGGTGGAGGGTTCGGAAAGCCGCGGCTTTGCGCTGATCGATCAGCTTGAGCGGGCCCTGCAGGTACGGCTGTTTGCCATGCTCGAGCGGTACTGTTTGGCGGTGGAGACGCTTGCCTTTCCGCTGCCGCTCGGTTTCTGCTCGTTCTTTTCGTACCTCGGCTACCGGGCGCTGCCGTTCGACGGGTTCATGCAGTACGTCGAGCACCACGTGTTCGAGCTGCAGATCGACGTGGTGAAGGTGATCTTTGCCGACATCGAGGACACACCGGATGGGATTCGGCGGAAGCTGAATCTGCTCATGATACTGCCCCGGTCGAGGGCACGCCGGCTGCTGAACAGCTGGAACCATCCGGTCAGCGCGATGCTGCGCGGGCGCGAACACGCGATGAACATTCTGTCCGGCAACTCGGTGCATCCGCGCGGATCGTCGCATCTGAGGAAGCGCGACTATCAACCGAAAG ATCTCAGCCAAGGTTTAGGGGCGGCCCGAAAGCTCCAGCAACCGTTGGACAATTTCCTCGACCTACTTACCGCCAAAGCGAACCTGAACGAACTTGACTTTAATCTGCTAATCGAAACAACACTAACATCGGTGGAAAACTTTCACATGTAG
- the LOC121596158 gene encoding protein pigeon isoform X2 — protein sequence MLKQENLAANFCGLLSVSGNKDVAIEWRILGKEQDSSLLASWVSFDPRKGREEQRTNIGIYTPKSKTFDVLYTFPGRENVIQASVNLTHTLLLYVTKQIKQDVSGHNGDIYRAYLVEVRPKLDAAQPHLLLEVERNRQVMATFLWRKLSTFEKHYQDKFLLLVHHEHVLLYTASLKKLEQQSEEEDALAAGSSSRIDYTNPNAWELDRDGLKSETLTKAFIWAQWDPTVQALYYIHLKPTARTIFEKEDDAAGEQGEPTKRLQPTLSAFQFHDDLPTETVLNIPLNLPKIPSSSSEDIYEDDTVPLRIHDSSLNLVIVSDESGMLFVCHYYLYQPVKQREEEAPQANGGTTAQTIFDVHFAYSVTILHHGCVIHCVMPGIPWEKAKLMKPTFTLHGDHHVLVFQADLFMHLLDVGLSHEPSCHIVCAPFTRAPITQLVPCFATNNICYDSATLDLISITIPKSHLIDAFRNDTSIDNRLAIVHYFLAHSTGGDIIEIFSEILSIIMERPLHLDTVPLLKEALVAGTYASAKKGLTQDQLALFRLLPLTTCSSSKPIEAKVGKLSVGLSHETLYNTSMMLLSPQQRLSPFRKDIWTLLWDRLSDTGGSSKERPRFHQEQVREKLMYSLACYQPEALSRCTTPMSPANPIGGATFGLDFVAGAGGVGGGARARLQNDLPFVETEACTANKQELVLNVNLRELSMHLVKHSVKEVTGFRWLKNAFYDTNPATSHVHAVATRYVAAQLEQSRALCVLACRTAGLDHALAVEGSESRGFALIDQLERALQVRLFAMLERYCLAVETLAFPLPLGFCSFFSYLGYRALPFDGFMQYVEHHVFELQIDVVKVIFADIEDTPDGIRRKLNLLMILPRSRARRLLNSWNHPVSAMLRGREHAMNILSGNSVHPRGSSHLRKRDYQPKGSKYSKRRRRLLPGYPRVCCMY from the exons ATGTTGAAGCAGGAAAACTTGGCCGCCAACTTCTGTGGGCTACTGTCCGTTAGTGGAAATAAAG ATGTCGCTATCGAGTGGCGCATTCTGGGGAAGGAGCAGGATAGCTCACTGCTCGCTAGCTGGGTATCGTTCGACCCCCGGAAAGGACGCGAGGAGCAACGAACTAACATCGGCATTTACACGCCGAAAAGCAAAACGTTCGACGTGCTGTACACCTTCCCGGGCCGAGAGAACGTAATTCAGGCTTCGGTTAACCTCACGCACACCCTGCTGCTGTACGTAACGAAGCAGATCAAGCAGGACGTGTCCGGCCACAACGGGGACATTTACCGTGCGTACCTGGTGGAGGTGCGCCCCAAGCTGGACGCGGCACAGCCCCATCTGCTGCTCGAGGTCGAGCGCAACCGGCAGGTAATGGCAACGTTCCTCTGGCGCAAGCTGTCCACCTTCGAGAAGCACTATCAGGACAAATTTTTGCTCCTGGTACACCACGAGCACGTGCTGCTGTATACGGCGTCGCTGAAAAAGCTCGAACAACAgtcggaggaggaggatgcgCTTGCTGCGGGGAGCAGTAGCCGCATCGATTACACCAACCCCAACGCCTGGGAGTTGGATCGGGACGGGCTGAAAAGCGAAACGCTAACGAAAGCCTTCATATGGGCCCAGTGGGATCCAACCGTCCAAGCGTTGTACTACATTCATCTCAAACCGACGGCACGCACCATCTTCGAGAAGGAGGACGACGCAGCGGGCGAGCAGGGCGAACCGACCAAACGGCTACAGCCGACCCTGTCCGCGTTTCAGTTTCACGACGATCTGCCCACCGAAACGGTGCTGAACATTCCGCTGAATCTGCCGAAAATTCCTTCCTCCAGCAGTGAGGACATCTACGAGGACGATACCGTCCCGCTGCGCATACACGACTCGTCGCTCAATCTCGTCATCGTGAGCGACGAGTCGGGGATGCTGTTCGTCTGCCACTACTACCTGTACCAGCCGGTCAAGCAGCGGGAGGAGGAGGCACCACAGGCGAACGGTGGGACCACGGCGCAGACCATCTTCGACGTACACTTTGCGTACTCGGTGACGATCCTGCACCACGGGTGCGTCATACACTGCGTCATGCCGGGCATACCGTGGGAGAAGGCGAAGCTAATGAAGCCCACGTTTACGCTGCACGGCGACCACCACGTGCTGGTGTTTCAAGCGGACCTGTTCATGCACCTGCTCGATGTGGGACTGTCGCACGAACCGTCGTGCCATATCGTGTGCGCACCGTTTACCCGCGCGCCCATTACGCAGCTGGTGCCGTGCTTCGCGACCAACAACATTTGCTACGATTCGGCCACGCTCGATCTCATCTCGATCACGATACCGAAGTCGCACCTGATCGATGCGTTCCGGAACGATACGTCGATAGACAATCGGTTGGCAATCGTGCACTACTTCCTGGCGCACTCGACCGGGGGTGATATTATTGAAATCTTTTCCGAG ATCCTGAGCATCATCATGGAACGGCCACTTCATCTGGACACGGTACCGCTGCTGAAGGAAGCACTCGTGGCGGGCACGTACGCATCGGCCAAGAAAGGGCTCACCCAGGACCAGCTGGCCCTGTTCCGGCTGCTTCCGCTAACCACCTGCAGCTCGAGCAAGCCGATCGAAGCCAAGGTGGGCAAGCTGAGCGTGGGCCTGTCGCACGAAACGCTCTACAACACGTCGATGATGTTGCTGTCGCCCCAGCAGCGCCTCTCGCCCTTCCGCAAAGACATCTGGACGCTGCTGTGGGATCGGCTGAGCGATACCGGTGGCAGCAGCAAGGAACGGCCCCGCTTCCACCAGGAGCAGGTGCGCGAGAAGCTGATGTACTCGCTCGCCTGCTACCAGCCGGAGGCGCTGTCCCGCTGCACCACCCCAATGTCGCCCGCCAACCCGATCGGTGGGGCCACGTTCGGGCTGGACTTTGTGGCGGGTGCCGGTGGCGTCGGCGGCGGTGCCCGTGCCAGGCTGCAGAACGATCTACCGTTCGTGGAAACGGAGGCGTGCACCGCCAACAAGCAGGAGCTGGTGCTGAACGTGAATCTGCGCGAGCTGAGCATGCATCTGGTAAAGCACAGCGTAAAGGAGGTGACGGGCTTTCGGTGGCTGAAGAACGCCTTTTACGACACCAATCCGGCCACATCGCACGTGCATGCCGTTGCGACGCGCTACGTCGCCGCGCAGCTGGAACAATCGCGCGCGCtctgcgtgctcgcgtgccgTACGGCCGGCCTTGACCATGCGCTCGCGGTGGAGGGTTCGGAAAGCCGCGGCTTTGCGCTGATCGATCAGCTTGAGCGGGCCCTGCAGGTACGGCTGTTTGCCATGCTCGAGCGGTACTGTTTGGCGGTGGAGACGCTTGCCTTTCCGCTGCCGCTCGGTTTCTGCTCGTTCTTTTCGTACCTCGGCTACCGGGCGCTGCCGTTCGACGGGTTCATGCAGTACGTCGAGCACCACGTGTTCGAGCTGCAGATCGACGTGGTGAAGGTGATCTTTGCCGACATCGAGGACACACCGGATGGGATTCGGCGGAAGCTGAATCTGCTCATGATACTGCCCCGGTCGAGGGCACGCCGGCTGCTGAACAGCTGGAACCATCCGGTCAGCGCGATGCTGCGCGGGCGCGAACACGCGATGAACATTCTGTCCGGCAACTCGGTGCATCCGCGCGGATCGTCGCATCTGAGGAAGCGCGACTATCAACCGAAAGGTAGCAAGTACTCGAAACGTCGGAGACGGCTTCTGCCCGGTTATCCGCGCGTGTGTTGCATGTATTGA
- the LOC121597067 gene encoding SUMO-activating enzyme subunit 2 has product MAAQLDGVFEAELQKKITESKVLVVGAGGIGCEILKNLVLTGFTDIEIIDLDTIDVSNLNRQFLFHKEHVGKSKANVARESALAFNPNAKIKAYHDSITTNNYGVNFFQQFSIVLNALDNRAARSHVNRLCLTADVPLIESGTAGYNGQVELIKRGLTSCYECVPQPAQKSYPGCTIRNTPSEPIHCIVWAKHLFNQLFGESNEDEDVSPDTADPEAGADVGSAALEKEANEKGNVDRVNTRTWAKQCEYDPEKIFNKLFFDDINYLLSMSNLWKNRTPPKPAKWDAVQEGDGEDGTIVEDSVTRDQKVLSMAQTAKVFGESIKALKEAVGKLPEGDHLVWDKDDKDGMDFVAACANIRAQIFGIPRKSRFEIKSMAGNIIPAIATTNAITAGIVVMRAFRVLQQEYEACKTVYVRLRVNGRNQFIVPETLIIPPKPKCYVCAAKPEVVLKVDTKKLTVREFRDDILIKALNMVSPDVLLDGTGTIVISSEEDEKDCNNDKTLEELKIVNGCILKADDFLQNYELSITVLHKEAGREEAPFEIVADPDSLKPKEEEEKKEEVKPAAAPVDDAQPSTSKGLNGSSSNGKQTTTVNEVEDDDDDMCIIEDDEDEKPSTSKAAADAVTTPGKSVEKRKHAPEDDEPANKKAKVSSSHPMDDDDDDLVILD; this is encoded by the exons ATGGCTGCCCAGCTTGATGGTGTTTTCGAGGCGGAGCTGCAGAAGAAAATTACCGAATCGAAGGTGCTAGTCGTCGGAGCGGGCGGAATTGGGTgtgaaatattgaaaaatctCGTACTAACAGGATTCACGGACATTGAGATC ATCGATTTGGATACGATTGACGTGAGCAACCTGAATCGTCAATTTCTGTTCCACAAGGAGCACGTCGGCAAGTCGAAAGCGAACGTCGCCCGGGAGAGTGCTCTGGCGTTCAATCCGAACGCCAAGATCAAAGCATACCATGACAGTATTACGAC CAACAACTATGGCGTAAATTTCTTCCAACAGTTCTCCATCGTCCTGAACGCGCTGGACAACCGCGCTGCGCGCAGTCACGTCAATCGCCTGTGTCTGACGGCCGATGTGCCGTTGATAGAATCGGGCACGGCCGGATACAACGGGCAGGTGGAGCTGATCAAGCGTGGACTCACCTCGTGCTACGAGTGTGTCCCGCAGCCGGCTCAAAAATCCTACCCGGGCTGTACGATCCGCAACACTCCGTCGGAACCGATTCACTGCATCGTGTGGGCGAAGCATCTGTTTAA TCAACTGTTTGGTGAAAGCAATGAGGATGAGGACGTTTCCCCGGATACAGCCGATCCGGAGGCGGGTGCCGATGTGGGCAGCGCAGCGCTGGAGAAGGAAGCGAACGAGAAGGGCAACGTGGATCGTGTCAATACGCGCACCTGGGCCAAGCAGTGCGAATACGATCCGGAGAAGATTTTCAACAAACTGTTCTTCGACGACATCAACTATCTGCTGAGCATGTCCAACCTGTGGAAGAACCGCACGCCACCGAAGCCGGCCAAGTGGGACGCGGTGCAGGAAGGCGACGGGGAGGATGGTACCATCGTTGAGGACAGCGTGACCCGGGATCAGAAGGTGCTCAGCATGGCCCAGACGGCGAAGGTGTTTGGCGAGAGCATTAAGGCGCTGAAGGAAGCGGTCGGCAAGCTGCCGGAAGGCGATCATCTCGTCTGGGACAAGGACGACAAGGACGGGATGGACTTTGTGGCCGCCTGTGCCAATATTCGTGCACAAATCTTTGGCATTCCAAGAAAGAGTCGGTTCGAGATTAAGT CAATGGCAGGCAACATCATACCGGCAATCGCGACGACGAACGCCATTACGGCCGGCATTGTCGTGATGCGCGCCTTCCGCGTGCTGCAGCAGGAGTACGAAGCGTGCAAGACGGTGTACGTGCGGCTGCGGGTCAACGGTCGCAACCAGTTCATCGTGCCGGAAACGCTGATCATTCCACCGAAGCCGAAATGCTACGTGTGCGCCGCCAAGCCGGAGGTGGTGCTGAAGGTCGACACCAAGAAGCTGACCGTGCGCGAGTTCCGGGACGACATACTGATCAAGGCGTTGAACATGGTCAGCCCGGACGTTCTGCTGGACGGCACCGGGACGATCGTGATCTCATCCGAGGAGGATGAAAAGGATTGCAACAATGATAAGACGCTGGAGGAGCTGAAGATCGTCAACGGGTGCATACTGAAGGCGGACGATTTCCTGCAGAACTACGAGCTCAGCATAACCGTGCTGCACAAGGAGGCGGGCCGGGAGGAGGCACCGTTCGAGATCGTGGCCGATCCGGACTCGCTGAAACcgaaggaggaagaggagaagaaggaggaAGTCAAACCGGCAGCGGCACCGGTGGACGATGCACAGCCGTCCACCTCGAAGGGACTGAACGGATCGTCGTCGAACGGGAAGCAAACCACCACCGTGAACGAGGTCgaggacgatgacgacgatatGTGCATCATCGAGGATGATGAGGACGAGAAGCCGTCCACGTCGAAGGCGGCCGCCGACGCCGTCACGACACCGGGCAAGAGTGTGGAGAAGCGGAAGCACGCACCGGAGGATGATGAACCGGCAAACAAAAAGGCGAAAGTATCCTCCTCCCATCCGAtggatgacgatgatgatgatttggtCATACTGGATTAA
- the LOC121595485 gene encoding histone H1.0-like encodes MIEAITENDPRRKGVSFASIKKFIKGKYQIEAEVAAVYMKRAYEKLTTKSIVERVSGKSGIMGSIRLTKAHVEKEKKQQNTAIKQAEKAAKEAAKTKPRAKKQADPKLKQTKKDKNNNDGEKKQKKEQPAKAKPAQPVKLNPKKTAITKTKIGRSGGKVRLSIVSSTDPGPSGRAKPTSKAAKGGKANKTKSDEMTKKPTAAKPQPVRAGREKKQ; translated from the coding sequence ATGATTGAAGCAATCACCGAGAACGATCCGCGCCGGAAGGGCGTTTCGTTTGCGTCGATTAAAAAGTTCATCAAAGGCAAGTACCAAATCGAGGCCGAGGTTGCTGCGGTGTACATGAAGCGAGCGTACGAAAAGCTGACCACCAAGTCGATCGTTGAGCGGGTGTCGGGAAAGAGCGGCATCATGGGCAGCATCCGCCTCACCAAAGCGCACGTAGAGAAGGAAAAGAAGCAACAGAACACGGCGATCAAGCAGGCCGAAAAAGCAGCAAAGGAGGCGGCAAAAACGAAACCGAGAGCGAAGAAGCAGGCAGACCCTAAACTGAAGCAGACcaaaaaggataaaaacaacaatgacggcgagaagaagcagaaaaaggaGCAGCCGGCCAAGGCGAAGCCTGCGCAGCCAGTCAAACTGAATCCGAAGAAAACCGCCATTACGAAGACGAAAATCGGCCGTTCCGGGGGGAAGGTGAGGCTTTCGATTGTGTCCTCCACGGATCCGGGGCCGAGCGGTAGGGCGAAGCCGACATCCAAGGCAGCGAAGGGGGGAAAGGCTAACAAGACTAAGAGTGACGAAATGACCAAGAAACCAACGGCCGCCAAACCGCAACCTGTCAGGGCAGGGAGAGAGAAGAAGCAGTAG